A region of Vigna radiata var. radiata cultivar VC1973A chromosome 10, Vradiata_ver6, whole genome shotgun sequence DNA encodes the following proteins:
- the LOC106775707 gene encoding zinc finger CCCH domain-containing protein 5 isoform X1, whose protein sequence is MEDGKSMGRKEKRKAMKKMKRKQTRKEAAERERREEEDRLNDPEEQRRMQLLEQEEAERMQRDTILFQEREKAFMDMIITRQRRQQQQEREQEQSIDHDHEFEYVVQEEGPPEIIWQGNEIIFNKKQVRVRVQDTDTDTHNNHAQQNDDIRPTSNPLPPESGLESRTQNLQDIAEQIPNFGTEQDKAHCPFHLKTGACRFGRRCSRVHFIPDKSSTLLMENMYNGPGLACDRDQDEGLEYTDEEIDRCFEEFYEDVHTEFLKFGEIVNFKFDHTTPSDSNTSKKRCSCTCGTSIMVFACGRGGHNDRGRHPQHVLNAYTVRECHIQENCFSLHDFPNKIANVSKAEAVDPKFSYEEYQEYLRLKSNNLAQSSTNPSSSTTCVSQSMVCKNGSFHLRGNVYVQYKALDSALHAANLMNHHDFAGKRVTCQFVNLTRWKVAICGEYMKSGFKTCSRGTACNFIHCFRNPGGDYEWADSDKPPPKFWVEKMIALFGYSDDYETSREQGNFSLSKTDSDRYHCRRSRSREMDQISCGYSGRRKHEDERKQRTPYEDRNASLKNTRKRKSRGRTPDTDSDREWLEKEEIRERRHEYTRNGSFNKSRDENSRSHEEDSDVDCDTRDNEKQHGRNPRKCDKDIRVWINEAAGLDGDRDVRKHRIRESSGHQSGDASESNKDLFGRVEMETLHDHSRKTYSHRRSGVQVSVKGRDQNDKVDRDGSRKDSYKRDHHKRK, encoded by the exons ATGGAAGACGGCAAGAGTATGGGTcgaaaggagaagaggaaggcaatgaagaaaatgaagcgGAAGCAGACGAGGAAGGAGGCGGCGGAGAGGGAGCGACGGGAGGAGGAGGACCGCCTCAACGATCCGGAGGAGCAGAGGCGGATGCAATTGCTGGAGCAGGAGGAAGCGGAGAGAATGCAGAGGGACACCATCCTCTTTCAGGAGAGGGAGAAGGCTTTCATGGATATGATAATCACCCGACAACGACGGCAGCAGCAGCAAGAACGAGAGCAAGAGCAGAGCATCGACCACGACCATGAATTTGAATACGTGGTTCAGGAAGAAGGCCCTCCGGAGATTATTTGGCAAGGAAACGAGATCATCTTCAATAAGAAACAGGTCAGAGTTAGGGTTCAGGACACCGACACTGACACCCACAATAACCATGCGCAGCAGAATGACGACATTAGACCTACATCCAATCCCTTACCCCCGGAATCGGGATTGGAATCGCGCACTCAGAACCTCCAGGACATTGCTGAACAAATACCCAATTTCGGAACTGAACAG GATAAAGCTCATTGcccttttcatttaaaaacGGGAGCATGTCGCTTTGGTAGGCGCTGTAGCAGAGTCCATTTTATCCCTGATAAATCCTCCACTCTTCTAATGGAAAACATGTACAACGGTCCTGGCCTTGCTTGCGATCGGGACCAAGACGAGGGCCTCGAG TATACAGATGAAGAGATTGATCGCTGCTTTGAAGAATTTTATGAGGATGTCCACACAGAATTCTTGAAGTTTGGGGAAATTGTGAACTTCAAG TTTGACCACACAACACCTTCGGATTCCAACACTTCAAAGAAAAGATGTTCATGTACCTGTGGAACCTCTATTATGGTTTTTGCATGTGGAAGAGGAGGACACAATGATAGGGGAAGACATCCGCAACATGTCCTTAATGCATATACGGTAAGAGAATGTCACATTCAAGAAAATTGCTTCTCCTTGCACGACTTTCCGAACAAGATAGCCAATGTCTCTAAAGCTGAAGCTGTTGATCCCAAATTCTCTTATGAAGAATACCAAGAGTACTTGAGGTTGAAGTCTAATAATTTGGCACAATCATCTACAAATCCAAGTTCATCAACAACTTGCGTCTCACAATCCATG GTGTGTAAAAATGGTTCATTTCACTTGCGAGGAAATGTGTATGTACAGTACAAAGCTTTGGATTCTGCGCTGCACGCAGCAAATTTAATGAATCATCATGACTTTGCTGGAAAACGG GTAACTTGTCAATTTGTTAACTTGACAAGATGGAAGGTTGCCATATGTGGCGAGTATATGAAATCGGGTTTCAAG ACTTGTTCTCGAGGAACAGCATGCAATTTTATTCACTGTTTTCGTAATCCTGGTGGAGACTATGAATGGGCTGATTCTGACAAACCTCCCCCAAAATTTTGGGTAGAAAAGATGATCGCTTTATTTGGTTATTCTGATGATTATGAGACTTCAAGGGAGCAGGGAAATTTTAGTTTGTCAAAAACAGATTCTGACAG GTACCACTGTAGAAGGTCAAGATCCAGAGAGATGGATCAGATAAGTTGTGGTTATTCTGGTAGAAGAAAACATGAAGatgaaagaaagcaaagaaCTCCCTATGAGGATCGGAATGCTAGCTTAAAAAACACTCGTAAAAGAAAATCCAGAGGCAGAACTCCTGATACCGACTCTGACAGAGAATGGTTAGAAAAGGAGGAAATTAGGGAAAGACGCCATGAATACACTAGGAATGGCTCATTTAATAAGAGCAGGGATGAAAATAGCAGAAGCCACGAAGAGGATTCTGATGTGGATTGTGATACCAGGGACAATGAAAAACAGCATGGAAGAAACCCAAGAAAGTGCGACAAAGACATCAGGGTCTGGATTAATGAGGCTGCTGGTTTGGATGGGGACAGAGATGTGAGAAAGCACCGTATTAGGGAAAGCTCAGGACATCAGAGTGGTGACGCTTCTGAATCCAACAAAGATTTGTTTGGTAGAGTGGAGATGGAAACACTACATGATCACTCTAGGAAAACATATAGTCACAGAAGATCGGGTGTTCAGGTGTCTGTAAAAGGAAGAGATCAAAACGACAAAGTTGATAGAGACGGGTCCCGGAAGGACAGTTACAAACGAGATCATCACAAAAGGAAGTAA
- the LOC106775707 gene encoding zinc finger CCCH domain-containing protein 5 isoform X2, which translates to MEDGKSMGRKEKRKAMKKMKRKQTRKEAAERERREEEDRLNDPEEQRRMQLLEQEEAERMQRDTILFQEREKAFMDMIITRQRRQQQQEREQEQSIDHDHEFEYVVQEEGPPEIIWQGNEIIFNKKQVRVRVQDTDTDTHNNHAQQNDDIRPTSNPLPPESGLESRTQNLQDIAEQIPNFGTEQDKAHCPFHLKTGACRFGRRCSRVHFIPDKSSTLLMENMYNGPGLACDRDQDEGLEYTDEEIDRCFEEFYEDVHTEFLKFGEIVNFKVCKNGSFHLRGNVYVQYKALDSALHAANLMNHHDFAGKRVTCQFVNLTRWKVAICGEYMKSGFKTCSRGTACNFIHCFRNPGGDYEWADSDKPPPKFWVEKMIALFGYSDDYETSREQGNFSLSKTDSDRYHCRRSRSREMDQISCGYSGRRKHEDERKQRTPYEDRNASLKNTRKRKSRGRTPDTDSDREWLEKEEIRERRHEYTRNGSFNKSRDENSRSHEEDSDVDCDTRDNEKQHGRNPRKCDKDIRVWINEAAGLDGDRDVRKHRIRESSGHQSGDASESNKDLFGRVEMETLHDHSRKTYSHRRSGVQVSVKGRDQNDKVDRDGSRKDSYKRDHHKRK; encoded by the exons ATGGAAGACGGCAAGAGTATGGGTcgaaaggagaagaggaaggcaatgaagaaaatgaagcgGAAGCAGACGAGGAAGGAGGCGGCGGAGAGGGAGCGACGGGAGGAGGAGGACCGCCTCAACGATCCGGAGGAGCAGAGGCGGATGCAATTGCTGGAGCAGGAGGAAGCGGAGAGAATGCAGAGGGACACCATCCTCTTTCAGGAGAGGGAGAAGGCTTTCATGGATATGATAATCACCCGACAACGACGGCAGCAGCAGCAAGAACGAGAGCAAGAGCAGAGCATCGACCACGACCATGAATTTGAATACGTGGTTCAGGAAGAAGGCCCTCCGGAGATTATTTGGCAAGGAAACGAGATCATCTTCAATAAGAAACAGGTCAGAGTTAGGGTTCAGGACACCGACACTGACACCCACAATAACCATGCGCAGCAGAATGACGACATTAGACCTACATCCAATCCCTTACCCCCGGAATCGGGATTGGAATCGCGCACTCAGAACCTCCAGGACATTGCTGAACAAATACCCAATTTCGGAACTGAACAG GATAAAGCTCATTGcccttttcatttaaaaacGGGAGCATGTCGCTTTGGTAGGCGCTGTAGCAGAGTCCATTTTATCCCTGATAAATCCTCCACTCTTCTAATGGAAAACATGTACAACGGTCCTGGCCTTGCTTGCGATCGGGACCAAGACGAGGGCCTCGAG TATACAGATGAAGAGATTGATCGCTGCTTTGAAGAATTTTATGAGGATGTCCACACAGAATTCTTGAAGTTTGGGGAAATTGTGAACTTCAAG GTGTGTAAAAATGGTTCATTTCACTTGCGAGGAAATGTGTATGTACAGTACAAAGCTTTGGATTCTGCGCTGCACGCAGCAAATTTAATGAATCATCATGACTTTGCTGGAAAACGG GTAACTTGTCAATTTGTTAACTTGACAAGATGGAAGGTTGCCATATGTGGCGAGTATATGAAATCGGGTTTCAAG ACTTGTTCTCGAGGAACAGCATGCAATTTTATTCACTGTTTTCGTAATCCTGGTGGAGACTATGAATGGGCTGATTCTGACAAACCTCCCCCAAAATTTTGGGTAGAAAAGATGATCGCTTTATTTGGTTATTCTGATGATTATGAGACTTCAAGGGAGCAGGGAAATTTTAGTTTGTCAAAAACAGATTCTGACAG GTACCACTGTAGAAGGTCAAGATCCAGAGAGATGGATCAGATAAGTTGTGGTTATTCTGGTAGAAGAAAACATGAAGatgaaagaaagcaaagaaCTCCCTATGAGGATCGGAATGCTAGCTTAAAAAACACTCGTAAAAGAAAATCCAGAGGCAGAACTCCTGATACCGACTCTGACAGAGAATGGTTAGAAAAGGAGGAAATTAGGGAAAGACGCCATGAATACACTAGGAATGGCTCATTTAATAAGAGCAGGGATGAAAATAGCAGAAGCCACGAAGAGGATTCTGATGTGGATTGTGATACCAGGGACAATGAAAAACAGCATGGAAGAAACCCAAGAAAGTGCGACAAAGACATCAGGGTCTGGATTAATGAGGCTGCTGGTTTGGATGGGGACAGAGATGTGAGAAAGCACCGTATTAGGGAAAGCTCAGGACATCAGAGTGGTGACGCTTCTGAATCCAACAAAGATTTGTTTGGTAGAGTGGAGATGGAAACACTACATGATCACTCTAGGAAAACATATAGTCACAGAAGATCGGGTGTTCAGGTGTCTGTAAAAGGAAGAGATCAAAACGACAAAGTTGATAGAGACGGGTCCCGGAAGGACAGTTACAAACGAGATCATCACAAAAGGAAGTAA
- the LOC106775894 gene encoding auxin response factor 1, whose protein sequence is MASSAPGSTNDALYKELWHACAGPLVTLPREGVRVYYFPQGHMEQLEASMNQGLEQQMPSFNLPSKILCKVVNVHLRAEPETDEVYAQITLLPEADQSEVTSPDDPLPEPPRCTVHSFCKTLTASDTSTHGGFSVLRRHADDCLPPLDMTQQPPWQELVATDLHGNEWHFRHIFRGQPRRHLLTTGWSVFVSSKKLVAGDAFIFLRGENGELRVGVRRLMRQQGNMPSSVISSHSMHLGVLATASHAIATGTLFSVFYKPRTSRSEFIVSVNKYLEAQSHKLSVGMRFKMRFEGDEVPERRFSGTIVGVGDNKSSVWTNSEWRSLKVQWDEPSSILRPDRVSPWELEPLVSTPPTNSQPSQRNKRSRPPVLPSTLADSSLQGVRKSPVDSAPFSYRDHQHGRDIYPPAKFNSTATGFLGFGGNCSASNKSIYWSSRTENSTESFLPVALKESGEKRNGTANGCRLFGIQLLDNSNGEESLPMVTLSGRLGDDVPLPSLDAESDQHSEPSNINRSDIPSVSCDAEKSCLRSPHESQSRQIRSCTKVHMQGMAVGRAVDLTRFDGYEDLLRKLEEMFDIKDELCGSTKKWQVVYTDNEDDMMMVGDDPWLEFCSIVRKIFIYTAEEVKKLSPKIGLPISEEVKPSKMDSEAIVNPEDQSSIVGSGC, encoded by the exons ATGGCTTCCTCTGCGCCAG GTTCAACCAATGATGCTTTATACAAGGAATTGTGGCATGCCTGTGCTGGACCCCTTGTCACCCTTCCGCGTGAAGGGGTGAGAGTTTATTACTTCCCCCAAGGTCATATGGAACAG ctCGAGGCATCTATGAATCAGGGGTTGGAGCAGCAAATGCCTTCCTTTAATCTGCCTTCTAAAATATTGTGTAAAGTGGTCAATGTTCATCTTCGA GCTGAACCTGAAACAGATGAAGTATATGCACAAATAACTTTGCTTCCTGAAGCAGAT CAAAGTGAGGTGACAAGCCCTGACGATCCTCTACCAGAACCTCCAAGATGTACTGTTCATTCATTCTGCAAGACTCTCACTGCTTCTGACACTAGCACTCATGGAGGTTTCTCTGTTCTTCGAAGACATGCAGATGATTGTCTGCCGCCGCTG GATATGACGCAGCAGCCACCATGGCAAGAATTGGTTGCAACTGATTTGCATGGCAATGAATGGCATTTTAGACATATTTTTCGAG GGCAACCCAGGCGCCACTTACTGACTACTGGGTGGAGTGTCTTTGTCAGTTCCAAAAAGTTAGTGGCCGGTGATGCATTTATATTCTTAAG GGGTGAAAATGGAGAGCTACGAGTTGGAGTTAGGAGGCTCATGAGACAGCAAGGCAACATGCCATCTTCTGTTATATCTAGTCATAGTATGCATCTGGGTGTTCTTGCCACTGCATCTCATGCCATTGCCACAGGAACCTTGTTTTCTGTATTTTACAAGCCCAG aacTAGCCGGTCTGAGTTTATTGTGAGTGTCAACAAGTATCTTGAAGCTCAAAGTCATAAACTTTCTGTTGGAATGAGATTCAAAATGAGATTTGAGGGTGATGAAGTTCCTGAAAGAAG GTTCAGTGGTACGATTGTGGGTGTTGGAGATAATAAATCGTCAGTCTGGACTAATTCTGAGTGGCGATCATTAAAG GTTCAATGGGATGAACCATCTTCTATTTTGCGTCCTGATAGAGTTTCTCCATGGGAATTGGAGCCACTTGTGTCTACTCCTCCCACAAACTCCCAGCCTTCCCAAAGAAACAAGAGATCACGGCCTCCTGTTCTTCCTTCAACATTGGCTGATTCTTCTCTGCAAG GTGTAAGGAAATCACCAGTTGATTCTGCACCATTCTCTTATCGTGACCATCAACACGGACGAGACATCTATCCACCAGCCAAATTCAATTCTACTGCAACTGGCTTCCTTGGTTTTGGTGGGAACTGTTCTGCTTCCAACAAATCAATATATTGGTCTAGTAGGACAGAAAACTCTACAGAATCTTTTTTACCCGTAGCACTTAAAGAATCTGGAGAGAAGAGAAATGGGACTGCAAATGGCTGTAGGCTCTTTGGGATTCAGTTACTCGATAATTCTAATGGGGAAGAAAGCCTACCAATGGTCACTTTGTCAGGAAGGTTGGGTGATGATGTCCCCCTTCCATCTTTGGATGCTGAGTCTGACCAGCATTCGGAACCATCAAATATTAATCGATCTGATATTCCTTCGGTAAGTTGTGATGCTGAAAAATCATGCCTGCGGTCTCCCCACGAGTCTCAGAGCAGGCAAATAAGAAGCTGCACAAAG GTTCACATGCAAGGTATGGCAGTTGGAAGGGCTGTGGATTTAACACGGTTTGATGGATATGAGGATCTGCTAAGGAAATTGGAAGAAATGTTTGACATCAAGGATGAACTTTGTGGATCCACAAAAAAATGGCAGGTTGTGTACACTGATAATGAAGACgatatgatgatggttgggGATGACCCATGGCT TGAGTTTTGTAGCATTGTGAGGAAAATTTTCATCTATACTGCTGAGGAGGTGAAGAAGCTTTCACCTAAAATAGGACTTCCCATCAGTGAGGAAGTTAAACCCAGCAAAATGGACTCTGAAGCAATAGTCAATCCTGAGGACCAGTCATCTATTGTGGGGTCCGGTTGTTAA